The DNA segment ACGTCTTAAGTACATAAATTAAAATCAACTTTTATAGTTATCTTTGCAAACTAATTTTTAATTCTAATAACTGAATATTATATAAATGAGCCATACGGACGATATTAAAGATGGGATTGGCGAAAACCATATTGCGACAAGTGCCGAAACACCATTAAGAAAAGATGCATTTGAGCTTAGTGATGAGCAAAAAATTGAAGCCATTAAAAAGGATGTAGAGAACATATTACAGACCTTAGGTATGGATCTTACAGACGATAGTATTAAGGGCACACCTAATCGTGTAGCAAAGATGTTTGTAAAAGAGATATTTGGAGGACTAAATCCTGAGAAAAAGCCAAACTCTTCAACTTTCGAAAATAAATATAAGTATAATGAAATGCTAGTAGAAAAAAACATCACTGTTTATTCTACCTGCGAACACCACCTATTACCTATAGTAGGCAGAGCACATGTAGCTTATATTTCTAATGGTACTGTAGTAGGACTTTCTAAAATGAATCGTATTGTAGACTATTTTGCAAAACGACCTCAAGTACAAGAGCGCCTTACAATACAAATTGTGCAAGAACTTAAAAAAGTACTAAATACCGAAGATGTAGCTTGTGTTATTGATGCGAAGCATCTATGTGTAAACTCACGCGGTATTCGCGATATTGAAAGCAGCACAGTTACTGCCGAGTTTGGTGGTACATTTAAAGAGGAAAAAGTAAGACGTGAATTTTTAGATTATATTAAGCTCGATACACAGTTTTAATATATCTTGCACTACAAAAGGTTAAACTTATTATAGCATGCACTTATACCAAAATCAATCGTTAAAGATATACAACTCACTTAGCGGAGACAAAGAATTGTTTAAACCCATATACGAAGGTAATGTAGGGATGTATGTATGTGGTCCAACTGTATACAGTAATGTGCATCTTGGTAACTGCCGTACATTTATGTCTTTTGATTTGATTTTCCGTTATCTTAAACATTTAGGATACAAGGTGCGCTATGTGCGTAATATAACCGATGTTGGTCATATTGAAGATGACGCTGATGAAGGTGAAGATAAAATTGCCAAAAAAGCAAGAATAGAAAAACTTGAACCTATGGAGATTGTACAACAATACTCTATAGATTTCCATCAAATAATGGAACTATTCAACACCCTACCTCCAAGTATAGAGCCTACTGCTACAGGACATATTATAGAACAAATACAAACTATACAAACCATACTAGATAATGGCTTTGCTTATATCTCTGAAGGATCTGTTTATTTTGACGTATTAAAGTTTAACGAAAATCATAACTATGGTAAGTTAAGCGGACGTAATATAGAAGACATGATGGCTAACACGCGAGATCTTTCGGGACAGTCTGAAAAAAGAAACCCTCAAGATTTTGCACTTTGGAAGAAAGCCGAACCACAACATATTATGCGTTGGCCGTCACCTTGGGGCGATGGTTTCCCTGGTTGGCACTTAGAGTGTACTGCAATGAGCACTAAATATCTTGGTAACCAGTTTGATATACACGGTGGTGGTATGGACTTAAAATTCCCACACCATGAATGTGAAATTGCGCAGAATGAAGCTAGTACAGGGCAATCGCCAGTTAACTACTGGATGCACGCTAATATGCTTACTCTAAACGGTAAGAAAATGTCGAAATCGACTGGTAACAACATATTACCACGCGAAATATTTTCAGGTAACAATGACATATTAAGCAAAGCTTTCAGCCCATCAGTTACTCGCTTTTTTATCATGCAGGCACATTATAGAAGCATTTTAGATTTCTCTAATGATGCTATTTTAGCTGCCGAAAAAGGCTTTAACAGACTAATGGAAGCATTAGAAAACTTGAAAAGCTTAAAAACTAATAGCGCTTCATCATTAAACATTGTAAAATGGACACAATCGTGCTACGATGCTATGAATGATGATTTTAACAGCCCTATACTTATTGCTCAGCTTTTTGAAGGTGTACGCTATATTAATCTTATAAAAGATGATAAAGAAACCATTACCGCTGCCGACTTAGAGCTTTTAGCTACAACAATGAATTCTTTTGTATTTGATGTTTTAGGACTTAAAAAACAAGCAGAAAACGACAATAACAGTGATAAAATGGAAGGTGTCGTTACTATGCTCATCGGGATGCGAAATGAAGCACGTGCAAATAAAGACTTTGCACTATCTGACCAAATAAGAGATAAACTTAGTGCGCTTGGTATAGAAATTAAAGATACTAAAGAAGGTACTACTTTCTCAATACTATAAAACATTATGAAGGTAGGTAAAATAGCAATACTACCCTTTGTAGCATTGGTGCGGTTTTACCAACATGGTATCTCCCCTTTCCTGCCTTCAGCATGTAGATACTCTCCTACTTGCTCTCAATATACTATAGAAGCACTACAAACGCATGGACTTTTTAAAGGTGGATGGCTCAGCCTGAAACGTATTGCAAGTTGTAATCCTTGGGGTGGTCAAGGTTATGACCCTGTACCCGAAAAAAAATGCCCCCATAAACATTAATACTTTTTTTATGGGTAGTAGCAAGCATTTATTTAAATTTACTGCAAACTTATAACAACACTACAATGACACACGCTTTAAGCATTGTTTGGAATCCGTCCGAAGGCATAGACCTTGGCTTTTTTATGATACGCTATTACAGCCTTATGTTTGTAGTAGCCTTTGGTCTAGGATGGTTCTTAACTAAAAAGATATTTGACCGCGAAGGTGAATCAGTAGAAAAACTTGACAAACTATTTATATACACATTAATAGCAACACTTTTAGGAGCACGTCTAGGTCATGT comes from the Flavobacterium arcticum genome and includes:
- the yidD gene encoding membrane protein insertion efficiency factor YidD, whose translation is MKVGKIAILPFVALVRFYQHGISPFLPSACRYSPTCSQYTIEALQTHGLFKGGWLSLKRIASCNPWGGQGYDPVPEKKCPHKH
- the folE gene encoding GTP cyclohydrolase I FolE, with protein sequence MSHTDDIKDGIGENHIATSAETPLRKDAFELSDEQKIEAIKKDVENILQTLGMDLTDDSIKGTPNRVAKMFVKEIFGGLNPEKKPNSSTFENKYKYNEMLVEKNITVYSTCEHHLLPIVGRAHVAYISNGTVVGLSKMNRIVDYFAKRPQVQERLTIQIVQELKKVLNTEDVACVIDAKHLCVNSRGIRDIESSTVTAEFGGTFKEEKVRREFLDYIKLDTQF
- the cysS gene encoding cysteine--tRNA ligase, coding for MHLYQNQSLKIYNSLSGDKELFKPIYEGNVGMYVCGPTVYSNVHLGNCRTFMSFDLIFRYLKHLGYKVRYVRNITDVGHIEDDADEGEDKIAKKARIEKLEPMEIVQQYSIDFHQIMELFNTLPPSIEPTATGHIIEQIQTIQTILDNGFAYISEGSVYFDVLKFNENHNYGKLSGRNIEDMMANTRDLSGQSEKRNPQDFALWKKAEPQHIMRWPSPWGDGFPGWHLECTAMSTKYLGNQFDIHGGGMDLKFPHHECEIAQNEASTGQSPVNYWMHANMLTLNGKKMSKSTGNNILPREIFSGNNDILSKAFSPSVTRFFIMQAHYRSILDFSNDAILAAEKGFNRLMEALENLKSLKTNSASSLNIVKWTQSCYDAMNDDFNSPILIAQLFEGVRYINLIKDDKETITAADLELLATTMNSFVFDVLGLKKQAENDNNSDKMEGVVTMLIGMRNEARANKDFALSDQIRDKLSALGIEIKDTKEGTTFSIL